In Apis mellifera strain DH4 linkage group LG1, Amel_HAv3.1, whole genome shotgun sequence, the sequence CTCGTGGGAAGAAACCTCCGAGGGCCCAGCGGCCCTTCTGAGGGCAGCAAGAGACGCCGACGATGCGGTCCTCAACGAGATCGCAGTTCAAGTGCGAAAATTTGGATTTGGGAGCATGGACGTCAACATGGCTGATAGCAGCGGCAGAGTGAGTCTTTGAATATCTAATTGCAATCTCTTGGtttgtacaaaattaaaaattacgaacGACTTGCGTTGAAACGagataagaaaattgatatcttgtaccaatttttgtttgagtatacatatatattataattaagagaagaagaaaattcatttttcgagTAACGAAATTGAATCGATGTGAGAtggataattgattaaatattttttttacgaatgcGCACGTTATATATCGTCGGATTCGACGGTGACAATGTATTTACATACGACAcgtatgataaaagaaatttatcacgTAGATACACGATTCTGTTCGAGCGTGTTGGAATAATTGATTCAAGGccgtggaaaaaataattttttttgtagacGCGAGTgtttaatcgtttaaaaaaacgaagcaaggtatataatatacacagCGTCCTTAAATAAATCGCGCTATTCTTACGTCTCTTAGGtacaatttaatgtttttaaaatagaatgtgttatttggttaaatttttttccgtttCTCAAAggagaaattgatataatattaagaatttaaaacattacTATACAAGAAGTGTATAATATCGCTCGATTATTCGATgtgatatttatcgaataaatttatacgaagAGGATTTCTTACgcgggaaaaaaagaacatttgaAAAGCGGAGAAACTTTATTGCTTTTACCCGAAAAAAAGCGTATCTCGTACGCATTCGAAAACAAGAGAGTCTTATTTCGACGTGTGTTTGCTACAATGACGCACGTGAAGTAATAGCATTTGAGCTATCACGTCAACGTCAGTAACCACTTAATAAATTGATCCTTACACGAGACACAGTCCATTGTGCGCGTCTCACTAAAGAATAACGAGTTGGACAAATATCTCGAGCATAccgtgtatttatatttttcatctccCCTTGAAACGCGATATAATCTCTTCATCTTTCCTTCTAACAACATTCTTAAGTATTAATCATGCGGCGAAATAAGAAAGATTCAATTCTctgatgtataatataatattataaaatgcataTGCTGgtgttgaaaaaatttgttacatgTCTTAGTTCTCCATAATTAGATCCTCTAAAAGCTCTTATTACTTAATTCAGCATATAGTCACTTTCCAATTCCacataaaaatctttgtaACTGTAGATCTAAAAATGGTCACCAATTCTACAATCAGACCTTCATTCATTCAGACTCTTTCcagaacaaaataaaagaaatcttacAGCAAAGCGAGAAAGCAATCGATGattgaaataacatttaatcgtAGACCGCCATCAGCTACATGGCTGGGAACGGCGCCTCGACGATGTTGGAGCTAGCGCTCTCGTTCGAAAGGGCGGATCCGAATATTCCCGACAACGAGGGCAACACGCCGCTTCATTTCGCCGCGCAAGCCGGTAAGCTTTCTATGagtttttacaaaaagaaacgtctctttttctcgattaagagattcgtgaaaatatcgatcgcGGAAATCTTTCAAGGACGGAGATGTTCACCTTGCATCTACGTGTGCTTACTACGTGTGATCGAAAGAATCCGGCCACGTGgtggatataaattttataaacacttCTCGCGTCGTTAGAAGGTATACAGGGTGTCTCAGAGACTCTGATTTTTTCGATCTGTATAAATATCGTTTGTGATCGAagagttatataatttttaaacgaaaaaacattttaatcttatttcgaTCACGCGTATCCCCTGTCgtattatttcattcgtaTTGCATCTTGGAAAGTAGCCAATTTCActtgatttattcgaaaacaaaGGCTTAGAGtgttgtttctttttcctctctctcctccattttttccttttcaatcaTGGAATCATCGGTCAATTAGTTTGCACCATGATTTCAGAGacactctatatatatatacatatatatcgtaatacacgttaaattttatacccGCGATGCCGTAAGGATTCTACCGCGTCATCGGCGTCGAAAATAACTTGGAGTACTTACTCGAAACGCGCGTGGTTCGTCGTGACGTACACGCCAACAGACGTTTCGAAGCCAAAAAATATGGAACGAAACACTTTCGATTACTTCGAAGGACACGAGAAGCCTCGGTGTTCGATATCACCCTCTCTCAATATCTCGTTTCTGATCAGGGCAAACGGAATGTTTGAACATACTGCTCCAAAGGTGTCCGGAGATCGAGGTGGACGCGAGGAACGCGTCGGGTTTCACGCCGTTGATGAAGGCAGCCCTTCAAGGGAGGACCAAATGCGCCAAAATTTTGTTGTTCGCCGGTAAGTtagtttccttccttctctttctcttcttcttttttaaataaaacgggAGGGAAACTCGCTGGTCGTGTTTCAGGCGCGAATCCGACGTTGAGAGATCACGGGAGAGGGTTGAGAGCGGAACAATGGGCGAGATTTTGCGGCAGGTACGTGTGCGCCGAAGTGATCGAAAGGTTCGCCAGGCATCGACTTCTTGAAAGATCAACTTCTTGCCGGTGGGGTAGCGAACCTGAACTGGCGGCAAAAGTACTGCAAGGAAAGGTAAACGgatcttttaatgaaaattatcgatgtattttatcattacTATTAATACCACTCTGATTATTATCTTCACGATATATTCTAAAGATTATTTCAAtcgtatgaatatatttttatcatacttGTAGGattaaatacttttgaaaaaaagtaaaattcttGATCCAGTTATCCAGAGTATCCGATATATGTTGAAAGATAAAttctagaataataaatatatatatataatcgttttaTAGAccaatggaaaatcaaaatcaaaataattatactcgTGGCgatttcaattcttcaaatatattaatattcttagatatttaatatatttaatataggtCGTGCCAATTCCTAGTACACCCTTGTCGTCCTCATCTTCGGGgctgaaatcaaaaataagaaaagtgtTTCGCACAACATCTGGTCCAgacagaaatttttctctcgtttctcaaTTAACTAGCGCTGCCCTTTGCGCGAGCAGCCCCGCTCTACCGAAATCCAGCGACGTTCCTCCCGTTGTTAAAAGTCTTCTTCGACCGTTGAGCGTTCCACAGTTAAGGTAAACGCTACGGTATTCacgtatattgtaatatttcaactttatcaaattagataatttattatcttttttagagTGACGTTAGTTTCACCGCAAGATTTCATCGAGCAATCAAAGGACAAATACGGGTCAAATTTCACAGAGAAGATCGAGAATACGGTAGGAAAACCATCACggtcaaaaaagaaaaataaataaatttggtgAATTTGTATTCGTAAGCCGATTTGTCGATGAACGCGTTTCtcgttctcgaaaaaaaaatatttttaagaatttcgaatttttatcaattcacaGTTCCTAGCGAGCGACGCAAATctcgctcttttttttttaaaaagattatagttGTTAAACGAATTCTCGAACAATTCTCCAtcggcaaattttttttcttttttttttttaacgtcatAGACACTTGTTTATATAATCGGACAGAGAAAAGGATTGCCAGCGTTCGTTgggattattttttcttctcgcatGTTATTAATCGTTAAACTTGAGATTCGATATAAGTAAATGATGCTAGTAGGTGTTTAAAAcgcgtgaaatttatttttagtagtTTACGATTTTGGTAAACTAtacgagaagagaaaatacGCAGATAGGCCAACTTCTATAAAATCACGGATACCAAAGAAAATCGATAAGAATAGGTATAGGTGATGAACCATCGGAtcgataaagtatttttaaaacgattttaaata encodes:
- the LOC102656618 gene encoding uncharacterized protein LOC102656618; this encodes MESRSTMTKSQGNGSSTSNEAHGGACLTNNTVMLQRVNIIGQNNSRRLEEGKWQVNGVQAARVKCNTLAKGNSCPVNQCSIVASRGDLARNNRTARETPAPCIVDKRSKTSVNAASTRAKRRDNLPLKRDIPCADDFGKAQRPIRKSFSVPDCLREGLSTTRKIGRGTGEEGILKKSSAFLSNFAHPAGKIRERKLNDPGEGSESSSRYPSFKGYISLLNNHLDPFQRAGSPTTLLAERRKTNGVKKSVSFSSDTSFEEKRAPYKRAAVHEVKVYHKGVLQDRSVREVDIVTKVPSSWEETSEGPAALLRAARDADDAVLNEIAVQVRKFGFGSMDVNMADSSGRTAISYMAGNGASTMLELALSFERADPNIPDNEGNTPLHFAAQAGQTECLNILLQRCPEIEVDARNASGFTPLMKAALQGRTKCAKILLFAGANPTLRDHGRGLRAEQWARFCGRYVCAEVIERFARHRLLERSTSCRWGSEPELAAKVLQGKVVPIPSTPLSSSSSGLKSKIRKVFRTTSGPDRNFSLVSQLTSAALCASSPALPKSSDVPPVVKSLLRPLSVPQLRVTLVSPQDFIEQSKDKYGSNFTEKIENTVGKPSRSKKKNK